One genomic segment of Nocardioides cavernaquae includes these proteins:
- a CDS encoding undecaprenyl-diphosphate phosphatase encodes MLDFLKAIFLGILQGLTEFLPISSSAHLRIFPELFGWGDPGAAFTAVIQIGTEIAVLLYFRKDIWRIGKAWVLSVFRAEYRGTLDARMGWFIIVGSLPIVILGIALKSVIEDHFRNLWVIGTTLIVLGIILGVADRVSASNKKIKQLTLRDGILMGLAQAAALVPGVSRSGATISMGRFLGYEREAATRYAFLLAIPAVIGAGLFELKEIPHGHNSYGWGPTITATVVSFIVGYAAIAWLLRYVSTKSYLPFVIYRVLLGGGVLVLLTAGVLTA; translated from the coding sequence GTGCTGGACTTCCTCAAGGCGATCTTCCTCGGCATCCTCCAGGGGCTGACCGAGTTCCTGCCGATCTCGAGCAGTGCCCACCTCCGGATCTTCCCCGAGCTCTTCGGCTGGGGCGACCCGGGCGCTGCCTTCACGGCGGTGATCCAGATCGGCACCGAGATCGCGGTGCTTCTCTACTTCCGCAAGGACATCTGGCGCATCGGCAAGGCCTGGGTGCTCTCGGTCTTCCGCGCTGAGTACCGCGGCACCCTGGACGCCCGGATGGGCTGGTTCATCATCGTCGGCTCACTGCCGATCGTGATCCTGGGCATCGCGCTCAAGTCCGTCATCGAGGACCATTTCCGCAATCTCTGGGTCATCGGCACGACGCTGATCGTCCTCGGCATCATCCTCGGCGTCGCCGACCGGGTCTCCGCCAGCAACAAGAAGATCAAGCAGCTGACCCTGCGCGACGGCATCCTCATGGGGCTCGCCCAGGCAGCCGCACTCGTCCCCGGCGTCTCCCGCAGCGGCGCGACCATCTCGATGGGCCGCTTCCTCGGCTACGAGCGCGAGGCCGCGACCCGCTACGCCTTCCTGCTCGCGATCCCGGCCGTCATCGGCGCCGGCCTCTTCGAGCTCAAGGAGATCCCGCACGGGCACAACAGCTACGGCTGGGGTCCGACCATCACAGCGACGGTCGTCTCCTTCATCGTCGGGTACGCCGCGATCGCATGGCTGCTGCGCTACGTCTCGACCAAGTCCTACCTGCCGTTCGTGATCTACCGCGTTCTGCTCGGCGGTGGCGTGCTGGTGCTGCTCACCGCGGGCGTGCTGACCGCCTGA
- the corA gene encoding magnesium/cobalt transporter CorA, giving the protein MIVDSALYRNGTRVAVDCSAQDLKTLRAGCIEPDAFVWVGLHNPTSAELNRVAQVFDLHPLAVEDALLAHQRPKLERYDRSLFLVLKTLWYVDEDDAVETGEINVFMGRDFVITVRHGAGAELHTARLTLESKADVLNHGPSAVVYAVCDRVVDDYVRVAAELEIDVDEIETSVFSPDRTDDSARIYVLKREIAEVRRAVMPLREPMRQAATGLVQGMDPEAAPFFRDVSDHLSKVSDTIDNLDTLLSTAFEAHLARISIQQNEDMRKISAGAALVLVPTLIAGVYGMNFDHMPELHWLFGYPFALVLMASVSGYLYRRFKASGWL; this is encoded by the coding sequence GTGATCGTCGACAGCGCGCTCTACCGCAACGGCACCCGGGTTGCCGTGGACTGCTCTGCGCAGGACCTCAAGACGCTCCGGGCCGGCTGCATCGAGCCCGACGCGTTCGTCTGGGTCGGACTGCACAACCCGACCTCCGCCGAGCTGAACCGGGTGGCCCAGGTCTTCGACCTGCACCCGCTCGCGGTCGAGGACGCCCTCCTGGCGCACCAGCGCCCGAAGCTCGAGCGCTACGACCGCTCGCTCTTCCTGGTGCTCAAGACGCTGTGGTACGTCGATGAGGACGACGCCGTGGAGACCGGCGAGATCAACGTCTTCATGGGCCGCGACTTCGTGATCACCGTCCGTCACGGTGCCGGTGCCGAGCTGCACACCGCTCGCCTCACGCTGGAATCCAAGGCCGACGTGCTCAACCACGGTCCCTCCGCCGTGGTCTACGCGGTCTGTGATCGGGTGGTCGACGACTACGTGCGCGTCGCTGCCGAGCTGGAGATCGACGTCGACGAGATCGAGACGTCGGTCTTCTCCCCCGACCGGACCGACGACTCCGCGCGCATCTACGTCCTCAAGCGCGAGATCGCCGAGGTGCGCCGCGCCGTCATGCCCCTGCGTGAGCCGATGCGCCAGGCCGCGACCGGCCTCGTGCAGGGCATGGACCCCGAGGCGGCGCCGTTCTTCCGCGACGTGTCCGACCACCTCTCGAAGGTGTCCGACACGATCGACAACCTCGACACCTTGCTGTCGACCGCGTTCGAGGCGCACCTGGCACGCATCTCGATCCAGCAGAACGAGGACATGCGCAAGATCTCCGCGGGCGCTGCGCTCGTCCTCGTGCCGACCCTGATCGCCGGCGTCTACGGCATGAACTTCGACCACATGCCCGAGCTGCACTGGCTCTTCGGCTACCCGTTCGCGCTGGTACTCATGGCGTCCGTGTCGGGCTACCTCTACCGGCGGTTCAAGGCCTCGGGCTGGCTCTGA
- a CDS encoding MSMEG_4193 family putative phosphomutase encodes MATVILVRHGRSSANAAGVLAGCAPGVGLDEHGQEQAQVTAERLRGVPVVELVVSPLQRCRETARPIAEVTGLDPVQDEGLIEVDYGKWQGQAIKDLLDEPLWATVQAHPSAVTFPDGESMAAMAARAAAAVRRRDAAIEAEHGPGAIWVAVSHGDIIKAVLADALGLHLDLFQRLAVAPASLSIVRYGEKRPTVVGMNTKAGNLAWLTGADHAPVVGGGDSPTPGRA; translated from the coding sequence ATGGCAACAGTGATCCTGGTGCGGCACGGCCGCTCGAGCGCCAACGCCGCCGGCGTCCTGGCCGGATGCGCTCCGGGTGTCGGGCTGGACGAGCACGGACAGGAGCAGGCCCAGGTGACCGCCGAGCGGCTTCGCGGCGTCCCTGTCGTCGAGCTGGTGGTCAGCCCGCTCCAGCGTTGCCGCGAGACCGCCCGTCCGATCGCTGAGGTCACCGGCCTCGATCCGGTGCAGGACGAGGGACTGATCGAGGTCGACTACGGGAAGTGGCAGGGGCAGGCGATCAAGGACCTGCTCGACGAGCCGCTCTGGGCGACCGTGCAGGCGCATCCGTCGGCGGTGACCTTCCCCGACGGCGAGTCGATGGCCGCCATGGCCGCCCGCGCGGCCGCGGCAGTACGCCGTCGTGATGCCGCGATCGAGGCGGAGCACGGACCCGGAGCGATCTGGGTGGCCGTCAGCCATGGCGACATCATCAAGGCCGTCCTGGCCGACGCCCTCGGCCTCCATCTGGACCTCTTCCAGCGCCTGGCAGTTGCGCCTGCGTCGCTGTCGATCGTCCGCTACGGCGAGAAGCGCCCGACGGTCGTGGGGATGAACACCAAGGCGGGCAACCTCGCCTGGCTCACCGGCGCAGACCATGCGCCCGTTGTCGGTGGCGGCGACAGCCCCACACCTGGCCGCGCCTAG
- a CDS encoding DUF3090 domain-containing protein: MEPVVHAFDPPDRFVAGTVGPPGQRTFFLQARVGRQIVSVSLEKQQVTILAARIDGLLDDLMEKAATRTIIPAVAPLDLADDAPLEQPIEEEFRAGTMTLSWDGDDERVVIEVFPFDEAAAIDDETGMALPETEPDEVFLVRLSAGVARAFVERAARVVSAGRPDCPFCGGPIDASGHLCVRANGFKRRA; this comes from the coding sequence ATGGAGCCAGTCGTCCACGCCTTCGACCCCCCGGACCGCTTCGTCGCGGGCACAGTCGGCCCTCCCGGTCAGCGGACGTTCTTCCTGCAGGCCCGGGTCGGTCGTCAGATCGTCTCGGTGAGCCTGGAGAAGCAGCAGGTCACGATCCTCGCCGCGCGCATCGACGGCCTGCTGGACGACCTGATGGAGAAGGCCGCGACGCGCACGATCATCCCGGCGGTCGCACCGCTCGACCTGGCGGACGACGCTCCGCTCGAGCAGCCGATCGAGGAGGAGTTCCGGGCCGGCACGATGACCCTGTCCTGGGACGGCGACGACGAGCGCGTGGTCATCGAGGTCTTCCCGTTCGACGAGGCGGCGGCCATCGACGACGAGACCGGCATGGCGCTCCCCGAGACGGAGCCTGACGAGGTCTTCCTGGTCCGCCTGTCCGCGGGAGTGGCGCGTGCGTTCGTCGAACGTGCTGCACGCGTCGTCAGCGCCGGCCGGCCGGACTGCCCGTTCTGCGGGGGACCGATCGATGCGTCGGGCCACCTGTGCGTCCGCGCCAACGGCTTCAAGCGACGGGCATGA
- a CDS encoding SCO1664 family protein yields the protein MTDPLAAPAAGLVLDGRLVAASNATFVGDLEGSRVVYKPIAGERPLWDFPEGNLASREVAAYVVSEALGWGVVPRTWLGEGPHGSGMLQEWIDEDPGVGAVDVVAPGSVPPGFRTVLEARDGHGNPVLLVHEDTAALRRMAVFDALINNGDRKGGHVLATADGQRRGVDHGVSFHVENKLRTVLWGWLGEPLSADESAAVRRVADDADLAEALRELITADEVAAFVARARQLLTTGVFPQPSAEWPAIPWPAF from the coding sequence ATGACTGACCCCCTCGCCGCACCTGCCGCCGGCCTGGTCCTCGACGGACGGCTGGTGGCTGCTTCGAACGCCACCTTCGTCGGTGACCTCGAAGGCAGCCGTGTCGTCTACAAGCCGATCGCGGGCGAGCGGCCGTTGTGGGACTTCCCCGAAGGGAACCTCGCCAGCCGCGAGGTCGCGGCGTACGTCGTCTCCGAGGCGCTGGGGTGGGGAGTCGTCCCGCGCACCTGGCTCGGAGAGGGGCCCCATGGCAGCGGGATGCTGCAGGAGTGGATCGACGAGGATCCAGGGGTCGGTGCGGTCGACGTCGTCGCCCCCGGCTCGGTGCCGCCGGGCTTCCGGACCGTGCTCGAGGCTCGCGATGGACACGGAAACCCCGTGCTGCTCGTCCATGAGGACACCGCCGCACTGCGCCGGATGGCGGTCTTCGACGCGTTGATCAACAACGGCGACCGCAAGGGCGGCCATGTGCTGGCAACGGCCGATGGGCAGCGCCGCGGCGTGGATCACGGGGTGTCGTTCCACGTCGAGAACAAGCTGCGCACCGTGCTCTGGGGTTGGCTCGGCGAGCCGCTGTCGGCCGACGAGTCCGCAGCGGTGCGCCGCGTCGCCGACGACGCGGACCTCGCTGAGGCACTGCGTGAACTGATCACCGCCGACGAGGTCGCCGCGTTCGTGGCCCGCGCCCGGCAGCTCCTCACGACCGGGGTGTTCCCGCAACCGTCCGCCGAGTGGCCGGCGATTCCGTGGCCAGCGTTCTGA
- the mshC gene encoding cysteine--1-D-myo-inosityl 2-amino-2-deoxy-alpha-D-glucopyranoside ligase: protein MRSWSAPEIAHLSVTGPAVRVFDTSTGGLVETSPAAAGARMYVCGITPYDATHMGHAATYVGLDLLNRAWRNAGHSVTYVQNVTDVDDPLLERATKVSVPWEELALRETQLFREDMEALRVLPPDNYVGAVESIPLVITLIQRLQAAGVVYAVDTDLYFSVASDPAFGDVSGLDRDAMMAVFADRGGDPERPGKKDPLDCVLWRGEREGEPAWDSPFGAGRPGWHVECTAIALEHLGNGFDVQAGGSDLSFPHHEMCAGEAQVAEGSRFAQAYVHAGMVGYNGEKMSKSKGNLVFVSELRRSEVDPAAIRLALLRHHYRSDWEWTNDELWAAHDTLDAWRGALKHGVGAPAGPVVDAVLAALANDLDAPAAVAAIDGWVAATESGDHKDIYAADQVRAVVDAALGIKL, encoded by the coding sequence ATGCGCTCCTGGTCTGCTCCCGAGATCGCCCACCTGTCGGTGACCGGTCCTGCCGTGCGGGTGTTCGACACCTCCACCGGCGGCCTCGTCGAGACCAGCCCGGCCGCGGCCGGCGCGCGGATGTATGTCTGTGGCATCACGCCCTACGACGCGACCCACATGGGTCACGCGGCGACGTACGTCGGGCTCGACCTGCTCAACCGCGCCTGGCGCAACGCCGGCCACTCGGTGACCTACGTGCAGAACGTCACCGACGTGGACGACCCGCTGCTCGAGCGCGCAACCAAGGTCTCCGTGCCCTGGGAGGAGCTCGCGCTTCGCGAGACGCAGCTCTTCCGTGAGGACATGGAGGCGCTGCGCGTCCTTCCGCCGGACAACTACGTCGGTGCGGTCGAGTCGATCCCGCTCGTCATCACGCTGATCCAGCGCCTGCAGGCGGCAGGTGTCGTCTACGCAGTCGACACCGACCTCTACTTCTCGGTGGCCAGCGACCCTGCCTTCGGTGACGTGTCCGGCCTCGACCGCGACGCGATGATGGCGGTCTTCGCCGATCGCGGCGGCGACCCGGAGCGCCCCGGCAAGAAGGACCCGCTCGACTGCGTCCTGTGGCGCGGCGAGCGCGAGGGCGAGCCCGCGTGGGACAGCCCGTTCGGCGCCGGTCGTCCCGGATGGCACGTCGAGTGCACCGCGATCGCCCTCGAGCACCTCGGCAACGGCTTCGACGTCCAGGCCGGCGGCAGTGACCTCTCCTTCCCGCACCACGAGATGTGCGCGGGTGAGGCCCAGGTGGCCGAGGGCAGCCGCTTCGCGCAGGCCTACGTCCACGCCGGCATGGTCGGCTACAACGGCGAGAAGATGTCCAAGTCCAAGGGCAACCTGGTCTTCGTCTCCGAGCTGCGCCGCAGCGAGGTCGACCCTGCCGCGATCCGGCTCGCCCTGCTGCGCCACCACTACCGCTCCGACTGGGAGTGGACCAACGACGAGCTGTGGGCAGCCCACGACACCCTCGACGCCTGGCGCGGTGCCCTCAAGCACGGCGTCGGTGCTCCTGCCGGCCCCGTCGTCGACGCCGTCCTGGCGGCCCTCGCCAACGACCTCGACGCTCCGGCCGCTGTTGCCGCGATCGATGGCTGGGTCGCAGCCACCGAGTCCGGTGACCACAAGGACATCTACGCGGCTGACCAGGTCCGCGCCGTCGTTGACGCGGCGCTCGGCATCAAGCTCTGA
- a CDS encoding PAC2 family protein: MIEIDDVRDLVDPLVIAAFEGWNDAAESASSVIDHLIDVWDADVIGAIDPEDFYDFQMNRPIVGVDETGHRRITWPTTQIAVASPPGLGRDVILIRGIEPNMRWRQFCAELLAACDELGGALVVTLGALLADTPHTRPLPVTGSATEPELLDRLKLEHSTYEGPTGIVGVFQDACTRLDIPAVSYWAAVPHYVAQPPCPKATLALLGQLEDLLECSIPLGDLPEEARAWERGVDELAEEEEDIADYVRALEETRDTADLPEASGEAIAREFERYLKRRNQGD; this comes from the coding sequence GTGATCGAGATCGACGATGTCCGTGACCTGGTCGACCCCCTGGTGATTGCCGCCTTCGAGGGGTGGAACGACGCGGCCGAATCCGCCTCCTCGGTGATCGATCACCTGATCGATGTCTGGGACGCCGACGTGATCGGCGCGATCGATCCCGAGGACTTCTACGACTTCCAGATGAACCGCCCGATCGTCGGAGTCGACGAGACCGGGCACCGCCGGATCACCTGGCCGACCACCCAGATCGCCGTCGCTTCTCCTCCGGGACTGGGTCGCGACGTGATCCTGATCCGTGGCATCGAGCCGAACATGCGCTGGCGCCAGTTCTGCGCGGAGCTCCTGGCCGCGTGCGACGAGCTCGGTGGCGCGCTCGTGGTCACGCTCGGCGCGCTGCTCGCCGACACGCCCCACACTCGCCCGCTGCCGGTGACCGGCAGCGCGACGGAGCCTGAGCTCCTCGACAGGCTCAAGCTCGAGCACTCGACGTACGAGGGGCCGACCGGCATCGTCGGCGTCTTCCAGGACGCCTGCACCCGGCTCGACATTCCGGCGGTCTCCTACTGGGCCGCGGTCCCGCACTACGTGGCACAGCCACCGTGCCCCAAGGCGACGCTGGCGCTGCTCGGTCAGCTCGAGGACCTCCTCGAGTGCTCCATCCCGCTGGGCGACCTCCCTGAGGAGGCCCGGGCCTGGGAGCGCGGTGTCGACGAGCTCGCCGAGGAGGAAGAGGACATCGCCGACTACGTGCGTGCCCTCGAGGAGACCCGCGACACCGCCGATCTGCCGGAGGCCTCAGGCGAGGCGATCGCGCGCGAGTTCGAGCGATACCTCAAGCGCCGCAACCAGGGCGATTGA
- the metH gene encoding methionine synthase encodes MPQQIQPDRTEELTAALGERILVIDGAMGTMIQRHTPGEAEYRGERFADWASDIKGNSDVLVLTQPDMIRDIHKQYLAAGADMVETNTFGATTIAQADFGMEALAYEMNLEGARLAREACDEFSTPERPRYVAGALGPTNRTASISPDVNDPGARNVSYDELVAAYLEQANGLVDGGADILLIETIFDTLNAKAAIFAVETLFEERGRRWPVIVSGTITDASGRTLSGQTTEAFWNAVRHVKPLAIGLNCALGAAEMRQYVAELSRLADCFVSCYPNAGLPNAFGEYDETPAQMSSVIREFADSGLVNILGGCCGTTPDHIGAIARAAEGLKPRVPSEPAAAMRLSGLEPFNVDSSSLFVNVGERTNITGSARFRKLIKDGDYDTALQVAAQQVESGAQIIDVNMDEGMIDGVAAMDRFLKLIASEPDISRVPVMVDSSKFEVIEAGLKCIQGKPIVNSISMKEGEDKFREQARLCRKYGAAVVVMAFDEDGQADNLERRKQICERAYRILVDEVGFPAEDIIFDPNVFAVGTGIEEHATYGVDFIEGTRWIKENLPGAKVSGGISNVSFSFRGNNAVREAIHAVFLFHAIQAGLDMGIVNAGALVVYDEVDSELRDAIEDVVLNRTADSLAATERLLELAEAHRGNGEVVEAATEEWRNLPVGERITHALVKGLDAFVESDTEELRAEIAARGGRPIEVIEGPLMDGMNVVGDLFGAGKMFLPQVVKSARVMKKAVAYLIPFIEQEKADAGTTGEKDTNGTVIMATVKGDVHDIGKNIVGVVLQCNNYEVIDLGVMVPTQKILDAAKEHNADIIGLSGLITPSLDEMVTVATEMQRQGLTIPLLIGGATTSRAHTAVKVDKKYDGAVVWVKDASRSVPVAAALLSDAQRPKLLADVQADYDALRARHATKNDRPMVSLEDARANAPRLDWSAYHPPRPHLLLQQERDISANGGGSHQAPQFVKTFKDYSLTELRKYIDWQPFFNAWEMKGSFPEILNNPASGQAARKLYDDAQAMLDQLIEEKWLSANGVIGLFPANAVGDDIEVYTNDERTEVLTVLHHLRQQGQHREGVANKAITDFVAPKETGLKDYVGGFAVTAGLGSQDRVAEFKKDLDDYNAIMLEALADRLAEAFAERLHERVRKEFWGYAPDEHLDNVGLIKEQYSGIRPAPGYPACPEHTEKQVLWDLLDVEAATGIELTESMAMWPGASVSGFYFSHPESQYFVVGRLGRDQVADYAERKGWTLPEAERWLSANLAYDPED; translated from the coding sequence GTGCCGCAGCAGATCCAGCCAGACCGCACCGAAGAGCTCACCGCCGCCCTGGGCGAGCGCATCCTGGTGATCGACGGTGCCATGGGCACCATGATCCAGCGCCACACCCCGGGCGAGGCCGAGTACCGCGGGGAGCGCTTCGCCGACTGGGCCAGCGACATCAAGGGCAACAGCGACGTCCTCGTGCTGACGCAGCCCGACATGATCCGCGACATCCACAAGCAGTACCTCGCCGCGGGCGCGGACATGGTCGAGACCAACACCTTCGGCGCGACGACCATCGCACAGGCCGACTTCGGCATGGAGGCGCTCGCCTACGAGATGAACCTCGAGGGGGCGCGGCTGGCTCGCGAGGCGTGCGACGAGTTCAGCACGCCCGAGCGCCCGCGCTACGTCGCCGGAGCGCTCGGTCCGACGAACCGCACCGCGAGCATCTCCCCGGACGTCAACGACCCGGGTGCCCGCAACGTGTCCTACGACGAGCTGGTCGCGGCGTACCTCGAGCAGGCCAACGGCCTCGTCGACGGCGGCGCCGACATCCTGCTCATCGAGACCATCTTCGACACCCTCAACGCCAAGGCCGCGATCTTCGCGGTCGAGACGCTGTTCGAGGAGCGCGGCCGCCGCTGGCCGGTGATCGTGTCCGGCACGATCACCGACGCCTCGGGTCGCACGCTGTCCGGTCAGACGACCGAGGCGTTCTGGAACGCCGTACGCCACGTCAAGCCGCTCGCGATCGGCCTCAACTGCGCGCTCGGTGCCGCCGAGATGCGGCAGTACGTCGCCGAGCTCTCCCGCCTGGCCGACTGCTTCGTCTCCTGCTACCCCAACGCGGGCCTGCCCAACGCCTTCGGTGAGTACGACGAGACCCCGGCCCAGATGTCCTCGGTGATCCGCGAGTTCGCCGACTCCGGCCTGGTCAACATCCTCGGCGGCTGCTGCGGCACGACGCCCGACCACATCGGTGCCATCGCGCGCGCCGCTGAGGGCCTCAAGCCCCGGGTGCCGTCCGAGCCGGCCGCCGCCATGCGCCTGTCCGGCCTGGAGCCGTTCAACGTCGACTCTTCGTCTCTGTTCGTGAATGTCGGCGAGCGCACCAACATCACCGGCTCGGCCCGCTTCCGCAAGCTGATCAAGGACGGCGACTACGACACCGCCCTCCAGGTTGCGGCGCAGCAGGTCGAGAGCGGCGCGCAGATCATCGACGTCAACATGGACGAGGGCATGATCGACGGCGTCGCCGCCATGGATCGCTTCCTCAAGCTGATCGCGTCCGAGCCCGACATCAGTCGCGTCCCGGTCATGGTCGACTCCTCGAAGTTCGAGGTCATCGAGGCCGGCCTGAAGTGCATCCAGGGCAAGCCGATCGTCAACTCGATCTCCATGAAGGAGGGCGAGGACAAGTTCCGCGAGCAGGCCCGCCTGTGCCGCAAGTACGGCGCGGCCGTGGTCGTCATGGCCTTCGACGAGGACGGCCAGGCTGACAACCTCGAGCGCCGCAAGCAGATCTGCGAACGCGCCTACCGGATCCTGGTCGACGAGGTCGGCTTCCCGGCCGAGGACATCATCTTCGACCCCAATGTCTTCGCCGTCGGCACGGGCATCGAGGAGCATGCGACCTACGGCGTCGATTTCATCGAGGGCACGCGCTGGATCAAGGAGAACCTCCCGGGAGCGAAGGTCTCGGGCGGCATCTCCAACGTCTCCTTCTCGTTCCGCGGCAACAACGCGGTGCGCGAGGCGATCCACGCGGTCTTCCTGTTCCACGCGATTCAGGCCGGCCTCGACATGGGCATCGTCAACGCCGGGGCCCTGGTCGTCTATGACGAGGTCGACTCCGAGCTCCGCGACGCGATCGAGGACGTCGTGCTCAACCGCACGGCCGACTCGCTCGCAGCGACCGAGCGCCTGCTCGAGCTGGCCGAGGCCCACCGCGGCAACGGCGAGGTCGTCGAGGCAGCCACCGAGGAGTGGCGCAACCTGCCCGTCGGCGAGCGCATCACCCACGCCCTCGTGAAGGGTCTCGACGCCTTCGTCGAGTCCGACACCGAGGAGCTCCGCGCGGAGATCGCGGCCCGAGGTGGTCGTCCGATCGAGGTCATCGAAGGTCCGCTGATGGACGGAATGAACGTCGTCGGTGACCTCTTCGGTGCGGGCAAGATGTTCCTCCCACAGGTCGTGAAGAGCGCCCGCGTGATGAAGAAGGCCGTTGCCTACCTGATCCCGTTCATCGAGCAGGAGAAGGCAGACGCCGGCACGACCGGCGAGAAGGACACCAACGGCACCGTCATCATGGCCACGGTCAAGGGCGACGTCCACGACATCGGCAAGAACATCGTCGGCGTGGTGCTGCAGTGCAACAACTACGAGGTCATCGACCTCGGCGTCATGGTGCCCACGCAGAAGATCCTCGACGCGGCCAAGGAGCACAACGCCGACATCATCGGCCTGTCCGGCCTGATCACCCCGTCACTCGACGAGATGGTCACGGTCGCCACCGAGATGCAGCGCCAGGGACTCACCATCCCGCTGCTGATCGGCGGTGCGACGACCTCGCGCGCCCACACGGCGGTCAAGGTCGACAAGAAGTACGACGGCGCCGTGGTCTGGGTCAAGGACGCCTCGCGCTCGGTCCCGGTGGCCGCTGCGCTGCTCAGCGATGCCCAGCGCCCGAAGCTTCTCGCTGACGTCCAGGCCGACTACGACGCGCTGCGTGCGCGCCACGCCACCAAGAACGACCGGCCGATGGTCTCGCTCGAGGACGCGCGTGCCAACGCGCCCAGGCTCGACTGGTCGGCGTACCACCCTCCGCGTCCGCACCTGCTGCTCCAGCAGGAGCGCGACATCTCCGCCAACGGCGGTGGCTCGCACCAGGCGCCGCAGTTCGTGAAGACGTTCAAGGACTACTCGCTCACCGAGCTGCGGAAGTACATCGACTGGCAGCCGTTCTTCAACGCGTGGGAGATGAAGGGCTCGTTCCCCGAGATCCTCAACAACCCGGCGAGTGGCCAGGCCGCCCGCAAGCTGTACGACGACGCGCAGGCGATGCTCGACCAGCTCATCGAGGAGAAGTGGCTCTCCGCCAACGGCGTGATCGGTCTCTTCCCGGCCAACGCGGTCGGCGACGACATCGAGGTCTACACGAACGACGAGCGCACCGAGGTCCTCACGGTGCTCCACCACCTGCGCCAGCAGGGCCAGCACCGCGAGGGTGTCGCGAACAAGGCGATCACCGACTTCGTGGCGCCGAAGGAGACCGGCCTCAAGGACTACGTCGGCGGCTTCGCTGTCACCGCCGGCCTGGGCAGCCAGGACCGTGTCGCGGAGTTCAAGAAGGACCTCGACGACTACAACGCGATCATGCTCGAGGCGTTGGCCGACCGGCTCGCGGAGGCGTTCGCGGAGCGCCTGCACGAGCGGGTGCGCAAGGAGTTCTGGGGCTACGCACCCGACGAGCACCTCGACAACGTCGGCCTGATCAAGGAGCAG